GAACGAAGGCGTGCAGTGGTGGCTGCAGGCCAAGGGGCCGGAGACGGTGAAGCTGCTGGAAGAAGGCGGCACGCCGCTCGCATACCGTTTGCCCGAATTCGGCGTAACGATGCCGTTCAAGCCGACCGATTTCACGCAGGTGAATCCGCACATCAACCGCGCGCTGGTGGGCAAGGCGCTTCGCCTGCTCGATGTGCAATCCGACGAACGGGTCATCGACTGGTTCTGCGGCCTCGGCAATTTCACCCTGCCGCTGGCGAGCCAGGCGCGCGAGGTGCTGGGCATCGAGGGCAGCGACACGTTGGTGGCACGCGCGACCGACAACTTCAAGAAGAACCAGCCTGCAACGAGTGCTCGACGGGCGCTTTCGCCGACCCGGTTTGTCGCGCGCAACCTGTTCGAGATGACGCCTGCCATGCTGGTGGCTGATGGCAGCGCCGACAAGTGGCTGGTCGATCCGCCGCGCGAAGGTGCTTTCGCGCTCGCCAAGGCGATGGCCGATCTGCATCAGCAGCCCGAGCTTCGCACCGATGGCTGGACGCCGCCCAGGCGCATCGTCTACGTGAGCTGCAATCCGTCGACGCTTGCGCGCGATGCGGGCCTGCTGGTGCACCAGGCGGGCTATCGATGCACCTTCGCGGGGGTGGTCAACATGTTCCCGCACACGGCGCACGTCGAGTCGATTGCCGTCTTCGACCTGGAATGAAAAAGGGCCCCTCGGGGCCCTTTGTCCTGGAGCGCGGTTTTCGCTCGCTCAGTCGCGTTCGCCGCCAAAGATGCCCAGCAGCGCCAGCAGGCTCTGGAACACATTGAACAGGTCCAGATACAGGGCCAGCGTGGCGGTGATGTAGTTGGTTTCGCCGCCGTCCATGATCTGCTTCAGGTCGTAGAGCATGTAGGCCGAGAAGATTCCGATGGCGGCCACCGAGATGACCAGCATGCCCGTGGTCGAGCCCACGAACACATTGATGATCGCGCCGAACATCAGCACCATCGCGCCGACGAACAGGAACTTGCCCATGCCCGACAGGTCGCGCTTGATGAAGGTGGCCAGCGAGGCCATCACGAAGAACACGCCCGCCGTGCCGCCGAAGGCCGTCATGACGAGTTCGGAACCGTTCTTGAAGCCGAGCACCATCGCGATCAGGCGCGACAGCATCAGGCCCATGAAGAAGGTGAAGGCCAGCAGCACCGGCACGCCGGCAGCCGAGTTCTTGGTCTTCTCGATGGCGAACATGAAACCGAATGCGCCGCCGAGGAACACGATCAGGCCGAGTCCGCCTGTGAGCGAACGTGTGAGGCCGGTACTCACGCCGAGCCAGGCGCCCAGCACGGTAGGCAGCATGCTCAATGCCAGCAGCCAGTAGGTGTTGCGCAGGACGCGTTGGCGCTCCGCCTGCGGCAACGTCTGGCCGTAGCCTGGGGAAGTGTCGAGGGTGGTGACGCGGTCGTTCATGGACGAAGCTCCTGTGGTTGCTGCTACGCAGTTGGGCGCATTCTAGGTGTCTGCAAGAGGAGGGTGTCCGAAAGACCGTGTCCGGGTTGTTCTTAAGCGGCCCGGGCATTTCGAGGCGGGTGGCCGTTATGCTGTCGGGTTTTTACGCAACCTGAGCTCAACATGAAGACCAAATCATTCCTCGAACTTGCCGACGTCAAGGCCATCGCCGCAGCGGCCGAAGCCGAGGCCCTCAAGAACAACTGGGCCGTGACCATCGCCATCTCGGACGACGCCGGCAACCTGCTCTGGCTGCAGCGCCTGGACGGCGCCGCGGCGCTGTCGTCGCACATTGCCCCCGCCAAGGCGCACACGGCCGCGATGGGCCGCCGCGAGAGCAAGGTCTATGAAGACATCATCAACGGCGGCCGCACGGCTTTCCTGACGGCTCCTGCGGTCCAGGGCCTGCTAGAAGGCGGCGTGCCGATCGTGAAGGACGGCCAGGTCATCGGTGCAGTCGGCGTGAGCGGCGTGAAGTCGAACGAAGACGCGCAGATTGCCAAGGCTGGCATCGCCGCGATCGGCCTCTGAGTTTTTCTCTCCGCACAAAGCAAAACGCCGACTTCGAGGTCGGCGTTTTCTTTGGAGCGTTCAGCGTGAAAAAAAGCTTGGCTAGTCGGCGAACCGTTGGCTAGCAAAAAACGACCCTTCGGAGATGAATCTCCTTGAGTCGCCCCACGATGAAACTTGCGCGAGGGGCGGGCTGAATGACCTATTTGGTCAGGATCAGCTTGCCGAGTTTGGTGGCTTGGAGCCGGTAGAGCGAGCCGTTGTGCATGATGCCCACGGTCTTGCTTCCCTTGAGAAGCTCCGTGCTTTCGACCATTGGCACCGGACGCGATGCCTGGATCGACGCATGGCCGCCACCCGATTGGTCGAGCGAGGGATGGTTCAGAACAGTGAAGGCGTTCGGTGTGGCTGGCATTTGGAGTTCCCGTATCGAAGCGATGAGTGAATGATAATGATTCTCAACAAGAAGTCAATCGCGAAGATTGATTTTTTTCACACGCTTCGAATTCGGATCACTTCGCGTCGGGTTCGGTGATGAAACCGATCTTGCGAACGCCGGCTTCCCGCGCTTCCGACATGGCCTTGGCCACGCGCTCATAGCGCACGGCCTTGTCGCCGCGGATATGCAACTCGGGTTGCGGCTCCTTGGCGGCTTCGGCGGCGAGGCGGTTGGGCAATTCGCTGTCGTCGATCTTCGTTTCGTTCCAGTAGTAGCTCCCATCGGCCGTGACGCTGAACAAAATGTTCTGCGGCTTGGGCTGCTCGGGCTCGCTGCTGGCGCGAGGCAGATCGATGTTGACCGCGTGCTTCATCACCGGCACGGTGATGATGAAGATGATCAGGAGTACCAGCATGACGTCGACCAGCGGCGTCATGTTGATCTCGTTCATCACCTCATCGGGTTCGTCTTGTGTTCCGAAAGCCATGGCGTTCAGCCCTTCTTGAGCGGAACCACGATCGCGTCGCCGCTACCGCTTTGCACGCGGGCACCGGTCACGAAGTAAGCATGCAGGTCGTGCGCAAAGCTGTTGAGCTTGGTCAGCACGAACTTGTTGCCGCGAACCAGCGCGTTGTAGCCGAGCACCGCGGGAATTGCCACCGCGAGGCCGAGCGCCGTCATGATCAGCGCTTCGCCGATCGGGCCCGCCACCTTGTCGATGGTGGCCTGGCCGGCCGAGCCGATGCTCATCAGTGCGTGGTAGATGCCCCAGACCGTGCCGAAGAGGCCGATGAACGGCGCCGTGGAGCCCACCGATGCCAGGATCGCCAGGCCGGTTTGAAGGCGAGCGGTAAACGCATCGATGCCGTTGCGCAGGGCGCGCGTGATCCAGTCGCTCACGTCGAGGGCGTCGTGCAGATGGGCCTTGGTGTTGCGGTGGTGGGCCGCAGCCTCGCGGCCTTCGAGTGCCAGTGCGCGGAAGGGGTTGCTGTCGTCCTTGCCGAGCTTGTTGAGCGCGGTGGCGAAGTCTTCGCTGTGCCAGAAGTCCTGCGAGTGCTTGGCAAGGCGCTTGTATTTGATGACGTCGAGTGCCTTGACGATGATCACGATCCACGATGCAAGCGACATGCCGATCAACAG
This region of Variovorax sp. RKNM96 genomic DNA includes:
- a CDS encoding Bax inhibitor-1/YccA family protein, whose amino-acid sequence is MNDRVTTLDTSPGYGQTLPQAERQRVLRNTYWLLALSMLPTVLGAWLGVSTGLTRSLTGGLGLIVFLGGAFGFMFAIEKTKNSAAGVPVLLAFTFFMGLMLSRLIAMVLGFKNGSELVMTAFGGTAGVFFVMASLATFIKRDLSGMGKFLFVGAMVLMFGAIINVFVGSTTGMLVISVAAIGIFSAYMLYDLKQIMDGGETNYITATLALYLDLFNVFQSLLALLGIFGGERD
- a CDS encoding heme-binding protein: MKTKSFLELADVKAIAAAAEAEALKNNWAVTIAISDDAGNLLWLQRLDGAAALSSHIAPAKAHTAAMGRRESKVYEDIINGGRTAFLTAPAVQGLLEGGVPIVKDGQVIGAVGVSGVKSNEDAQIAKAGIAAIGL
- a CDS encoding hemin uptake protein HemP, whose translation is MPATPNAFTVLNHPSLDQSGGGHASIQASRPVPMVESTELLKGSKTVGIMHNGSLYRLQATKLGKLILTK
- a CDS encoding biopolymer transporter ExbD, which translates into the protein MAFGTQDEPDEVMNEINMTPLVDVMLVLLIIFIITVPVMKHAVNIDLPRASSEPEQPKPQNILFSVTADGSYYWNETKIDDSELPNRLAAEAAKEPQPELHIRGDKAVRYERVAKAMSEAREAGVRKIGFITEPDAK
- a CDS encoding MotA/TolQ/ExbB proton channel family protein, which codes for MDSQFGLMNVWNQGDFVTKAVAVLLIGMSLASWIVIIVKALDVIKYKRLAKHSQDFWHSEDFATALNKLGKDDSNPFRALALEGREAAAHHRNTKAHLHDALDVSDWITRALRNGIDAFTARLQTGLAILASVGSTAPFIGLFGTVWGIYHALMSIGSAGQATIDKVAGPIGEALIMTALGLAVAIPAVLGYNALVRGNKFVLTKLNSFAHDLHAYFVTGARVQSGSGDAIVVPLKKG